Proteins encoded together in one Streptomyces umbrinus window:
- a CDS encoding DUF397 domain-containing protein: MSTMAWQKSTYCGEGESCIHIATRTLTPTIHLTESGDATHSILGATPQAFAALIHVLKENPDHV, from the coding sequence ATGTCCACCATGGCTTGGCAGAAGTCGACTTACTGCGGGGAGGGCGAATCCTGCATACACATAGCCACCCGCACCCTTACCCCCACCATCCATCTCACCGAAAGCGGCGACGCGACCCACTCCATACTCGGGGCGACCCCCCAGGCCTTCGCCGCCCTCATCCACGTACTCAAAGAGAACCCGGACCATGTCTGA
- a CDS encoding ATP-binding protein, translated as MATVSPSWAYTLQLPHDPRAPGIARATLRTVLAAHDLTRLVPTAELLAAELLANAHLHTNGPYALRLRAAESGRLWIGVWDSDPTVPRGFNAPGAVPPDTSENGRGLHLVRACADTWGAYALGGDRGGKLLWAECQCDGLR; from the coding sequence ATGGCAACCGTATCCCCGTCCTGGGCCTACACCCTTCAACTCCCGCACGATCCCCGTGCCCCGGGCATCGCCCGCGCGACCCTGCGAACCGTCCTCGCCGCTCACGACCTCACTCGACTCGTCCCCACGGCGGAGCTGCTCGCCGCCGAGCTGCTCGCCAACGCCCACCTCCATACCAACGGCCCGTACGCCCTTCGCCTGCGCGCCGCCGAGTCCGGGCGGCTGTGGATCGGTGTGTGGGACTCCGATCCGACCGTCCCGCGGGGCTTCAACGCCCCCGGCGCCGTACCGCCGGACACGTCGGAGAACGGGCGTGGGCTGCACCTCGTGCGGGCGTGCGCGGACACGTGGGGTGCATACGCGCTGGGCGGAGACCGGGGCGGGAAGCTGTTGTGGGCCGAGTGTCAGTGTGATGGCCTACGGTGA
- a CDS encoding phosphatase PAP2 family protein: MAGLAESGSNPDVDLLYDINGLAKDAPHWFDRVMEFVGEWGLLLAMVMLVLWCWLTVRKRGGEDAASSVAALVWAPLAAGVAVLVNVPIRGFVERPRPFVDHDGLDVLIGGKSDFSFVSDHATLMMAMGVGLFVANRKFGLVGIALGLFGGFCRVYMGVHYPTDVIGGFALGTAVVLLLSPLAMALLTPVVAAVERSPRVGWLVRSRGASGGPGKVIPGARSEVEAEERDLAA; the protein is encoded by the coding sequence ATGGCTGGACTCGCCGAATCCGGTTCGAACCCTGACGTTGACTTGCTCTACGACATCAATGGTCTCGCCAAAGACGCACCGCACTGGTTCGACCGCGTCATGGAGTTCGTGGGCGAGTGGGGGCTCCTGCTCGCCATGGTGATGCTGGTGCTCTGGTGCTGGCTCACCGTGCGGAAGCGGGGTGGTGAGGATGCCGCCTCGTCCGTCGCCGCGCTGGTGTGGGCGCCGCTCGCCGCCGGTGTCGCCGTACTCGTGAATGTGCCGATACGGGGATTTGTGGAGCGGCCCCGGCCTTTTGTCGACCATGACGGGCTGGACGTTCTTATCGGCGGCAAGAGCGACTTTTCGTTCGTGAGCGATCACGCGACTCTCATGATGGCGATGGGGGTCGGGCTGTTCGTCGCGAATCGGAAGTTCGGGCTCGTGGGGATAGCGCTGGGTCTGTTCGGTGGGTTCTGCCGGGTTTATATGGGCGTGCACTATCCGACTGATGTGATCGGTGGCTTTGCGCTCGGGACGGCTGTGGTTCTGCTGCTTTCGCCGCTTGCGATGGCTTTGCTCACGCCGGTTGTGGCTGCGGTGGAGAGGTCGCCTCGGGTGGGGTGGCTGGTTCGGTCGCGCGGTGCCTCCGGGGGGCCGGGGAAAGTGATTCCTGGGGCTCGGAGTGAGGTTGAGGCGGAGGAGAGGGATCTGGCGGCGTAG
- a CDS encoding Uma2 family endonuclease, producing MAVSPYPRPRPGNLREIAEKIENASGLRVQIVGGKLVMSPSPRGKHAGVVVRLRRQLEAVLPEGLGAYEMSSIALPEEPDDYVTPDLIVLPIEWEEDDDWLAASEDAVLAMEVISQSEKSREIRDKADWYAVARVPVLLVVDPRKGTWALHTRPDNGAYQDVLPGKFGESVPLPAPLGFEVATDRFPLYGDSPRAGRRTGA from the coding sequence ATGGCCGTATCGCCCTATCCGCGACCCCGCCCGGGGAATCTGCGCGAAATCGCCGAGAAGATCGAGAACGCGTCGGGTCTGCGGGTGCAGATCGTGGGAGGAAAGCTCGTGATGTCCCCGTCGCCGCGTGGGAAACACGCGGGTGTGGTGGTGCGACTGCGTCGGCAGCTGGAGGCGGTTCTGCCCGAAGGGCTGGGCGCGTACGAGATGTCCTCGATCGCGTTGCCGGAGGAGCCGGACGACTATGTGACGCCGGATCTGATCGTGCTGCCCATCGAGTGGGAGGAAGACGACGACTGGCTGGCTGCTTCTGAGGACGCGGTGCTGGCGATGGAGGTGATCTCCCAGTCCGAGAAATCCAGGGAGATCAGGGACAAGGCCGACTGGTACGCGGTCGCCCGTGTCCCCGTCCTCCTCGTCGTCGACCCCCGCAAGGGCACCTGGGCCCTGCACACCCGCCCGGACAACGGCGCCTATCAGGACGTGCTGCCCGGCAAGTTCGGCGAATCCGTGCCGCTGCCTGCGCCACTCGGCTTCGAGGTCGCCACGGACCGGTTCCCCCTGTACGGCGATTCGCCGCGTGCCGGGCGACGTACCGGCGCGTAG
- a CDS encoding ATP-binding protein, whose translation MRDPLSVLTEAFTSFLFGKVETTRPPVRTSTGQAQAVYLPTAAPGLGDSGVIIGREVYSGKGYIYDPFQLYGQQLPAPHWLVLGESGNGKSALEKTYVLRQLRFKDRQVVVLDAQGEDGDGEWNLIARELGITPIRLDPTAALDMGIRLNPLDPAITTTGQLALLRTIIEVAMGHGLDERSGFALKVAHAYVNETIVERQPVLTDIVEQLRHPEPESAEAMNVAIDDVRAWGLDVALVIDRLVDGDLRGMFDGPTTVGIDLDAPLIVFDLSHIDRNSIAMPILMAIVGVWLEHTWIRPDRRKRIFLVEEAWHIINSPFVAQLFQRLLKFGRRLGLSFVAVVHHLSDVVDGAAAKEASAILKMASTRTIYAQKADEARSTGRVLGLPRWAVEIIPTLTPGIAVWDVNGNVQVVKHLITETERPLVFTDRAMTQSSADHLTDDALRAAELEAEERAAAFMEQHLSDLDDSSESTVA comes from the coding sequence ATGCGGGATCCGCTGTCCGTCCTCACCGAGGCCTTCACGTCCTTCCTCTTCGGCAAGGTCGAGACGACCCGCCCACCGGTGCGCACCTCCACCGGCCAGGCCCAGGCCGTCTACCTGCCGACCGCGGCCCCCGGCCTCGGCGACTCCGGCGTCATCATCGGCCGCGAGGTCTACTCCGGGAAGGGCTACATCTACGACCCCTTCCAGCTGTACGGACAGCAGCTCCCGGCACCGCACTGGCTGGTCCTCGGCGAGTCCGGCAACGGCAAGTCGGCCCTTGAGAAGACGTACGTCCTGCGGCAGTTGAGGTTCAAGGACCGGCAGGTCGTCGTGCTCGACGCGCAGGGCGAGGACGGCGACGGCGAGTGGAACCTCATCGCCCGTGAGCTGGGTATAACCCCCATCCGGCTCGACCCGACCGCCGCCCTGGACATGGGCATCCGGCTCAACCCGCTCGACCCCGCGATCACCACGACCGGCCAGCTCGCGCTGCTCCGGACGATCATCGAGGTCGCGATGGGCCACGGCCTGGACGAGCGCTCCGGCTTCGCGCTCAAGGTCGCGCACGCCTACGTCAACGAGACGATCGTCGAGCGCCAGCCCGTACTGACGGACATCGTCGAGCAACTGCGCCACCCCGAACCGGAGTCGGCGGAGGCGATGAACGTCGCCATAGACGACGTACGGGCCTGGGGCCTGGACGTCGCCCTCGTCATCGACCGCCTCGTCGACGGTGACCTGCGCGGCATGTTCGACGGCCCGACGACGGTCGGCATCGACCTCGACGCGCCGCTCATCGTCTTCGACCTGTCCCACATCGACCGCAACTCCATCGCCATGCCGATCCTCATGGCGATCGTCGGCGTGTGGCTGGAGCACACCTGGATCCGCCCCGACCGAAGGAAGCGCATCTTCCTGGTCGAGGAGGCCTGGCACATCATCAACAGCCCGTTCGTGGCCCAGCTCTTCCAGCGCCTGCTGAAGTTCGGACGCCGCCTGGGTCTGTCGTTCGTGGCGGTGGTCCACCACTTGAGCGACGTGGTCGACGGAGCGGCGGCGAAAGAGGCCTCCGCGATCCTCAAGATGGCGTCCACCCGGACGATCTACGCCCAGAAGGCGGACGAGGCGAGGTCGACGGGACGAGTCCTCGGCCTGCCCAGGTGGGCTGTGGAAATCATCCCCACCCTGACGCCCGGCATCGCGGTCTGGGACGTCAACGGCAACGTCCAAGTGGTCAAACACCTGATCACCGAGACCGAACGCCCCCTCGTCTTCACCGACCGCGCCATGACACAGTCGTCGGCCGACCACCTGACGGACGACGCCCTGCGGGCCGCCGAGCTGGAGGCGGAGGAACGCGCGGCGGCGTTCATGGAGCAACACCTGAGCGACCTCGACGACTCGTCCGAGTCCACGGTGGCGTAG
- a CDS encoding ArsR/SmtB family transcription factor, translated as MHAFDVLGDPVRRRILELLADGEMSSGAVSEVMKEEFGISQPGVSQHLKVLRENGFATVRPEGTRRLYAVNSDPLRDIDAWLARFRHFWTPHLDALATELARGKRERRLRESADGSGGDDPVQQRSNP; from the coding sequence GTGCACGCATTCGACGTACTCGGGGATCCCGTACGCCGCCGGATCCTTGAGCTGCTCGCCGACGGTGAGATGAGCTCCGGGGCCGTCTCGGAGGTCATGAAGGAGGAGTTCGGCATATCGCAGCCGGGCGTCTCGCAGCATCTGAAGGTGCTGCGGGAGAACGGCTTCGCCACGGTCCGGCCGGAGGGGACCCGGCGGCTCTACGCGGTCAACTCCGACCCGTTGCGCGACATCGACGCGTGGCTGGCCCGCTTCCGGCATTTCTGGACCCCCCACCTGGACGCCCTGGCCACCGAACTGGCCCGGGGCAAGCGCGAGCGCCGGCTCCGTGAGTCCGCTGACGGCTCCGGCGGCGACGACCCCGTACAGCAGAGGAGCAACCCATGA
- a CDS encoding helix-turn-helix domain-containing protein, with amino-acid sequence MPVRTKPTARQLRFGAELRRLRERAGLTSTEAAQLLGMKQAQVSNMETGRLGVSAERVRTLACQYECPDKDLVEAIAAMTGERKRGWWEEYRSILPAGLLDLAELERHGNALRTAHTSGIPGLLQTTDHAREIFHQVVPELSPPEVEHRTSFRIKRQAVLYQNGPVVPYQAIIHEAALHMRFGGRDVARQQLKHLLKLGEHPNISVLVIPFDAGGYPGAGQPIYYVHGPVPQLDTVQLDQSHGIALLDAEAQLDKYRRILDRLTALSLIETESRALIHNIIQNL; translated from the coding sequence ATGCCCGTGAGGACCAAGCCAACAGCGCGTCAGCTCCGCTTCGGAGCAGAGCTGCGGCGACTGCGTGAGCGAGCGGGTCTCACCTCGACGGAAGCCGCTCAGCTTCTCGGCATGAAGCAAGCCCAAGTCAGCAATATGGAGACCGGACGCCTCGGCGTGAGCGCGGAACGTGTGCGCACCTTGGCCTGCCAGTACGAGTGCCCTGACAAGGACCTGGTGGAGGCAATCGCCGCAATGACAGGCGAGCGCAAGCGCGGCTGGTGGGAGGAGTATCGGAGCATCCTGCCCGCAGGCCTTCTGGACCTGGCCGAACTGGAGCGCCACGGCAACGCCTTGCGCACAGCTCACACATCCGGCATCCCGGGCCTTCTACAGACGACGGACCACGCCCGCGAGATCTTTCACCAGGTCGTGCCCGAGCTGTCGCCTCCAGAGGTGGAGCACCGCACCTCGTTCCGCATCAAGCGTCAGGCGGTTCTCTACCAGAACGGGCCAGTGGTCCCGTACCAGGCGATCATTCACGAGGCCGCCCTGCACATGAGATTCGGCGGTCGGGACGTCGCCAGGCAGCAGCTCAAGCATCTGCTCAAGCTCGGCGAGCATCCCAACATCTCGGTCCTGGTCATCCCTTTCGACGCAGGCGGCTACCCCGGAGCAGGGCAGCCCATCTACTACGTCCACGGACCAGTGCCCCAACTCGACACCGTCCAGCTGGATCAGTCGCATGGAATCGCCCTGCTGGACGCCGAGGCCCAGCTCGACAAGTACCGAAGGATCCTCGACCGCCTCACGGCACTCAGCCTGATCGAGACGGAGTCACGGGCCCTCATCCACAACATCATCCAGAACCTCTGA
- a CDS encoding trypsin-like serine peptidase, translating to MKRPIRLPLLVAVALLATGSVPVAVAHGRVRTPEPLGVTTTAPVSAENARVGVLVRGGAHYCTASVVHSEGRDLIVTAAHCLTGSGSGSGGIEFVPGYRDGRAPYGKWAVARTYVGDGWQGRQDEDSDVAFARVASRGGEEIEDVVGVTGWLPGEG from the coding sequence ATGAAGCGCCCCATCCGTCTCCCCCTCCTCGTTGCCGTCGCGCTGCTGGCCACCGGGTCGGTTCCCGTGGCGGTGGCGCACGGTCGGGTGCGTACGCCCGAACCGCTCGGTGTCACGACGACGGCTCCCGTGAGCGCCGAGAACGCGCGGGTCGGTGTGCTCGTCAGGGGTGGGGCGCACTACTGCACCGCCTCCGTCGTGCACAGCGAGGGGCGGGATCTCATCGTCACCGCCGCTCACTGTCTGACCGGGAGTGGGAGCGGGAGTGGGGGCATTGAGTTCGTGCCTGGTTATCGGGACGGGCGGGCGCCGTACGGGAAGTGGGCCGTGGCGCGGACCTATGTCGGTGACGGGTGGCAGGGGCGGCAGGACGAGGACAGTGACGTGGCGTTCGCTCGTGTTGCCTCCCGGGGTGGGGAGGAGATCGAGGATGTTGTGGGGGTAACCGGTTGGTTGCCGGGCGAGGGCTGA
- a CDS encoding trypsin-like peptidase domain-containing protein: MGRTVTVVGYPKARETPVWCTNLSTAYGDSQQRIECPGYSGGTSGSPWVDAEGRVVGVLGGFQQGGTTDDVSYSVVLGGEAAALYGEATSG, from the coding sequence GTGGGGCGGACCGTCACCGTCGTCGGGTATCCCAAGGCTCGGGAGACGCCCGTGTGGTGCACGAACCTCTCCACCGCCTACGGCGACAGCCAGCAGCGCATCGAGTGTCCGGGGTACAGCGGGGGCACGAGCGGGAGTCCGTGGGTCGATGCGGAGGGGCGGGTCGTGGGGGTGCTGGGCGGGTTCCAGCAGGGCGGTACCACCGATGACGTCTCGTACAGCGTTGTCCTTGGGGGCGAGGCCGCCGCGTTGTACGGGGAGGCGACGTCAGGGTGA
- a CDS encoding SRPBCC family protein, whose translation MIDVTHQINAVRRRVGSRVIEAGEGHVVTLSQTYDSTVEDLWDACTNPERIPRWFLPVTGDLRVGGKYQLQGNANGTVESCDPPRGFTATWEFAGDVTWIELRLVPEADGGTRFELDHIAPDDDEKWAQFGPGAVGVGWDMALIGLTLHLSTGEAVNPEEAMAWFGTEEGLRFVTLSSEGWYAASVSDGEAEGVARARADRTTAAYTGAESD comes from the coding sequence ATGATCGACGTCACCCACCAGATCAACGCCGTACGGCGCCGCGTCGGCAGCCGTGTCATCGAGGCCGGCGAAGGACACGTGGTGACCCTGAGCCAGACGTACGACTCGACCGTCGAGGACCTCTGGGACGCCTGCACCAACCCCGAGCGCATCCCTCGCTGGTTCCTGCCCGTCACCGGTGACCTCCGCGTCGGCGGCAAGTACCAGCTGCAGGGCAACGCCAACGGCACCGTCGAGAGCTGCGACCCGCCGCGGGGCTTCACCGCGACCTGGGAGTTCGCCGGGGACGTCACCTGGATCGAGCTCCGGCTTGTCCCCGAGGCGGACGGCGGTACGCGCTTCGAGCTCGACCACATCGCCCCCGACGACGACGAGAAGTGGGCCCAGTTCGGCCCCGGAGCCGTCGGCGTCGGCTGGGACATGGCCCTCATCGGCCTCACCCTGCACCTGTCCACCGGCGAGGCCGTGAACCCCGAGGAGGCCATGGCCTGGTTCGGCACCGAGGAGGGCCTCCGGTTCGTGACCCTGAGCAGCGAGGGCTGGTACGCGGCGAGTGTCTCCGACGGTGAGGCGGAGGGGGTCGCACGGGCGCGGGCCGACCGGACGACTGCGGCGTACACCGGGGCCGAGTCGGACTGA
- a CDS encoding C40 family peptidase, whose product MTVRKAWIVVTVAAGAGLSFVMVLVVGVYMVAGNLANGVGQGARGLAKGAVPAAYQALVQKWGNLCTAINPALLAAQLYQESGFNPNAKSPAAAQGIAQFIPGTWATHGIDGDGDGDRDVWDPNDAIPSAAKYDCTLAKYVKDAPGDPTQNMLAAYNAGAYAVIKYGGVPPYKETQNYVKTITTLEESFAAPVTRVDPSKQAAGAIYYAQKKLGTLYLWGGNGTADQGGRFDCSGLTKAAYESVGITLPRVANDQYNAGPHPNRDELLPGDLVFFSDDLTNSRAIRHVGIYVGGGYMINAPRAGAVIRFDPIDTPDYFGATRVTEDGAKALPTSV is encoded by the coding sequence TTGACGGTGCGTAAGGCGTGGATCGTGGTGACCGTCGCCGCGGGGGCGGGGCTCAGCTTCGTCATGGTGCTGGTCGTCGGGGTCTACATGGTCGCCGGGAACCTCGCCAACGGCGTGGGGCAGGGGGCCCGTGGCCTGGCCAAAGGCGCCGTACCGGCCGCGTACCAGGCGCTCGTGCAGAAGTGGGGCAATCTGTGCACCGCCATCAATCCCGCACTTCTCGCCGCGCAGCTGTATCAGGAGAGCGGGTTCAATCCCAACGCCAAGAGCCCGGCCGCCGCGCAGGGGATAGCGCAATTCATCCCGGGAACGTGGGCGACGCACGGAATCGACGGCGACGGTGACGGCGACCGCGACGTATGGGATCCGAATGACGCGATTCCATCGGCCGCGAAGTACGACTGCACACTTGCGAAGTACGTGAAGGACGCGCCCGGCGATCCGACGCAGAACATGCTCGCCGCGTACAACGCGGGGGCGTACGCCGTCATCAAGTACGGGGGCGTACCGCCGTACAAGGAAACGCAGAACTACGTGAAGACGATCACGACACTGGAGGAGAGCTTCGCCGCTCCGGTCACCCGTGTCGACCCCTCCAAGCAAGCCGCCGGGGCCATTTACTACGCGCAGAAGAAACTGGGGACGCTGTATCTCTGGGGTGGGAACGGTACCGCTGACCAGGGCGGACGTTTTGACTGTTCGGGGCTGACCAAGGCCGCGTACGAGAGTGTGGGGATCACCCTGCCCCGGGTCGCCAACGACCAGTACAACGCCGGGCCGCACCCGAACCGGGACGAGCTGCTGCCCGGGGATCTGGTGTTCTTCTCGGACGACCTCACCAACTCCCGGGCCATCCGGCACGTCGGGATCTACGTGGGCGGCGGGTACATGATCAACGCGCCCCGGGCGGGTGCCGTGATCCGGTTCGACCCGATCGACACCCCCGACTACTTCGGGGCGACCCGGGTCACCGAAGATGGCGCGAAAGCGTTGCCCACCTCTGTGTGA
- a CDS encoding SCO6880 family protein, giving the protein MTTESHVSHPVTPRRTYLIGRARPNAIVGRNRESGEIALIIVGAFLGMMSGLIVPVLSLRIVALVGFPMLALAAVYVPYKRRTFYKWFEINRSYKRSLRQGTAYRSKVMESGTRIDGREVEVGPPPGIGRITWLAAPFGPDEIAVLLHADRKTVTAAIEIEGPGVGLRDSEDQETLVDRFGTLLKHVANGDGFVTRLQMLARTLPADPDAHAKDVVVRGDEKAPGWLQQSYDQLQSMVSTSSEQHRAYLVACMHYSRELAAEGHAMARAARPQGGKKLDRDSGLAVVMARELTDICSRLQEADIRVRQPLGQGRLSSLVHSMYDPDHPIDHIQAMTKRNAWPAELDAMEPTYLQAKTRESSTRAPWCHSTAWVKEWPMTPVGVNFLAPLLVHTPDVIRTVAVTMDLEPTEVAIERMLTEKTNDDAEASRQAKMNRTVDPRDVASHNRMDQRGEDLASGAAGVNIVGYITVSSRNPEALARDKRTIRASAGKSYLKLEWCDREHHRAFVNTLPFATGIRR; this is encoded by the coding sequence TTGACGACCGAGTCCCACGTGTCCCATCCGGTCACGCCCCGCCGGACATATCTGATCGGCCGCGCCCGGCCGAACGCGATCGTCGGCCGCAACCGCGAGTCCGGCGAGATCGCGCTGATCATCGTGGGCGCGTTCCTCGGCATGATGTCCGGTCTGATCGTCCCCGTGCTCTCCCTGCGCATCGTGGCCCTCGTGGGCTTCCCGATGCTGGCACTGGCCGCGGTGTACGTGCCGTACAAGCGACGGACCTTCTACAAGTGGTTCGAGATCAACCGCAGTTACAAGCGCAGCCTCCGCCAGGGCACCGCCTACCGCAGCAAGGTCATGGAGTCCGGCACGCGCATCGACGGCCGCGAGGTCGAGGTCGGCCCCCCGCCCGGCATCGGACGGATCACCTGGCTCGCCGCGCCCTTCGGCCCGGACGAGATCGCCGTCCTCCTGCACGCCGACCGGAAAACCGTCACTGCGGCGATCGAGATCGAGGGCCCGGGCGTCGGCCTCCGCGACAGCGAGGACCAGGAAACCCTCGTCGACCGCTTCGGCACCCTGCTCAAGCACGTCGCGAACGGCGACGGCTTCGTCACCCGCCTCCAGATGCTCGCCCGTACGCTCCCCGCCGACCCGGACGCCCACGCCAAGGACGTCGTCGTACGCGGCGACGAGAAGGCCCCCGGCTGGCTCCAGCAGTCGTACGACCAGCTCCAGTCCATGGTGTCGACGAGCAGCGAACAGCACCGCGCCTACCTCGTCGCCTGCATGCACTACTCCCGCGAACTCGCCGCCGAGGGCCACGCGATGGCCCGCGCCGCACGCCCGCAGGGCGGCAAGAAGCTCGACCGCGACTCCGGACTCGCCGTCGTCATGGCCCGCGAGCTCACCGACATCTGCTCACGCCTCCAGGAGGCCGACATCCGGGTGCGCCAGCCGCTCGGACAGGGCCGCCTCTCCTCCCTCGTACATTCGATGTACGACCCGGACCACCCCATCGACCACATCCAGGCGATGACCAAGCGCAACGCGTGGCCGGCCGAGCTGGACGCCATGGAGCCCACCTACCTCCAGGCCAAGACCCGCGAGTCCTCCACCCGCGCCCCCTGGTGCCACTCCACGGCCTGGGTGAAGGAGTGGCCGATGACCCCGGTGGGCGTCAACTTCCTCGCCCCGCTGCTCGTCCACACCCCCGACGTGATCCGCACGGTCGCCGTGACGATGGACCTCGAACCCACCGAGGTCGCCATCGAGCGGATGCTCACCGAGAAGACGAACGACGACGCCGAGGCCAGCCGCCAGGCCAAGATGAACCGCACCGTCGACCCGCGCGACGTCGCCTCGCACAACCGCATGGACCAGCGCGGCGAGGACCTCGCGAGCGGCGCGGCCGGCGTCAACATCGTCGGCTACATCACCGTCTCGTCCCGCAACCCCGAAGCCCTCGCCCGCGACAAGCGGACCATAAGGGCCTCGGCCGGCAAGTCGTATCTGAAGCTGGAGTGGTGCGACCGCGAACACCACCGCGCCTTCGTGAACACACTCCCGTTCGCCACCGGCATCCGAAGGTAG
- a CDS encoding S53 family peptidase, protein MRSTTPHTPSDGSISRSTNSPSIRVRWRRVGSAAIAATALVLAGLGTAVQATAAPATTNATAAAKSSTGKVTWTRACATPAKGRMACKALRVTGGTTAFQKAEAKADGVTPKAADASTPSGYGPSDLQDAYGLTSAASSKGSGETIAIVDAYDDPNAEADLAKYRSYYGLSSCTTANGCFKKVGQTGSTTSLPTADSGWAEEISLDLDMASATCPNCDILLVEAKSSSMANLGTAVNRAVTLGAKFVSNSYGGGESSSDSSYDTSYFKHPGVAITVSAGDSGYGAEYPAASQYVTAVGGTALSSGSSSRGWSEQVWSTSSTEGTGSGCSAYDTKPSWQTDTGCAKRAIADVSAVADPATGVSVYDSYGVTAGWYTFGGTSASAPIIAGVYALAGTPSTSSYPAKFPYTAAGTSALNDVTSGSNGTCTTSYLCTAGSGYDGPTGLGTPEGLSAFTG, encoded by the coding sequence TTGCGTTCCACGACCCCCCACACCCCGTCCGACGGATCCATCAGCAGATCCACCAACAGTCCCTCCATACGCGTCAGATGGCGCCGCGTCGGATCCGCCGCGATCGCCGCCACCGCACTCGTCCTCGCCGGCCTCGGCACGGCCGTCCAGGCGACCGCGGCCCCCGCCACCACCAACGCCACCGCCGCCGCCAAGTCATCGACCGGCAAGGTGACATGGACCCGCGCGTGCGCCACGCCCGCGAAGGGCCGGATGGCCTGCAAGGCACTGCGCGTCACCGGCGGCACCACCGCCTTCCAGAAGGCCGAGGCGAAGGCCGACGGCGTCACACCGAAGGCCGCGGACGCCTCCACCCCCTCCGGCTACGGCCCGAGCGACCTCCAGGACGCGTACGGCCTGACGTCCGCCGCCTCCTCCAAGGGTTCCGGCGAGACCATTGCGATCGTGGACGCGTACGACGACCCGAACGCCGAGGCGGACCTCGCCAAGTACCGCTCGTACTACGGCCTTTCCTCGTGCACCACGGCCAACGGCTGCTTCAAGAAGGTCGGTCAGACCGGCTCCACGACCTCCCTCCCCACGGCCGACAGCGGCTGGGCCGAGGAGATCTCCCTCGACCTGGACATGGCCAGCGCGACCTGCCCGAACTGCGACATCCTGCTGGTCGAGGCCAAGTCGTCCTCCATGGCCAACCTCGGCACGGCCGTGAACAGGGCGGTCACGCTCGGCGCGAAGTTCGTGTCCAACAGCTACGGCGGCGGCGAGTCGTCCTCCGACTCCTCCTACGACACCTCGTACTTCAAGCACCCGGGCGTCGCGATCACGGTCAGCGCGGGCGACAGCGGCTACGGCGCCGAGTACCCGGCGGCCTCCCAGTACGTGACCGCGGTCGGCGGCACCGCCCTCTCCTCCGGCTCCTCGTCCCGCGGCTGGAGCGAGCAGGTCTGGTCGACCAGCAGCACCGAGGGCACCGGCTCGGGCTGCTCCGCGTACGACACGAAGCCGTCCTGGCAGACGGACACGGGCTGCGCCAAGCGAGCGATCGCGGATGTCTCGGCGGTCGCCGACCCGGCGACGGGCGTCTCGGTCTACGACTCCTACGGCGTCACGGCCGGCTGGTACACCTTCGGCGGTACCAGCGCCTCAGCCCCGATCATCGCGGGCGTGTACGCCCTCGCCGGCACCCCCTCCACCAGCTCCTACCCGGCGAAGTTCCCGTACACGGCGGCCGGCACGTCCGCCCTCAACGACGTGACCAGCGGCAGCAACGGCACCTGCACCACGAGCTACCTCTGCACGGCCGGGTCGGGCTACGACGGCCCGACGGGCCTGGGCACACCCGAGGGACTCTCGGCCTTCACCGGCTGA
- a CDS encoding DUF397 domain-containing protein, whose protein sequence is MSDIPANLTWERAAPPEATGPGPWIELAFGDNDLVYIRETSDPETVVTTTQKKWDAFVLGVQAGEFDHFVEGVEGVEGLEDSGDGSP, encoded by the coding sequence ATGTCTGACATCCCCGCGAACCTCACCTGGGAACGCGCGGCCCCGCCGGAGGCGACCGGCCCGGGCCCCTGGATCGAGCTCGCCTTCGGCGACAACGACCTCGTCTACATCCGCGAGACCAGCGACCCGGAGACCGTCGTCACGACCACCCAGAAGAAGTGGGACGCCTTCGTACTCGGCGTACAGGCAGGCGAGTTCGACCACTTCGTGGAGGGCGTGGAGGGCGTGGAAGGCCTGGAGGACTCGGGCGACGGGTCGCCCTAG